The genome window CGTGCTGCGTTCGCCGTGGACCACGTCGAACGGCGCCTCGGCGACCTCGTCCTGGCCGATGCTGGAGCCGTGCACGAAGGTCTCGTGGGTCAGGTCCATCAGGTTGTCCAGCACCAGCCGGTAGTCGCACTTGACGTGGATGGTGCGGCCGTCGCCGGCCCAGGCCGGATCGTCGTTCCAGTGCAGGTCCGGCACCAGCGCCGGATCGGCCAGCGCCGCATCGCCCGGCCACACCCAGACGTAGCGGTGCCGTTCCACGGTAGGGAAGCGGCGCACGCAGGCGGAGGGATTGATGGTGTCCTGCGAGGGCATGTGCACGCAGCGCCCGTTCGCGTCGTAGACCAGGCCGTGGTAGCCGCAGACCACGTCGTCGCCGCGCAGCCGGCCCATCGACAGCGGCACCAGGCGGTGCCAGCAGGCGTCCTCGAGCGCGGCGACGCGGCCGCTGCTGGTGCGGTACAGCACGATGTCCAGGTTGCACACCTTGCGCGGCAGCAGCGCGTGCTTGACCTCGTGGTCCCAGGCGATGGCGTACCAGGCATTGAGCGGAAAAGCCGGAGCGGACGACTGCATGGCGGCGACCTCGATTGTGTATACAACAGGCTGGGGAAGAACCTTGCGTGTTGCTGGCGGACGGCGGCTTAACACCGCATTCACGCCGTCGCCCCCTGTGTGGCGATGAGCGAATGTATACAACAGGGCGGGATCGGCATGCCGTTGCCATGCCGTTAAATTGTTCGTTTATCGAACTGCGCATCCGATAATCGGATTGACCGCCCGCCGGAGCGGGCCTAACGTGGCCTCCCGGAGCGACCTGGAGGAGGATGTCGTGGCAGACCCCGTAATGCGCCTGCGCCGCCGTGCGCTGCGCCCCCGGCCGGCGACGGCGGAGCGGCGCCGATGATCGACAAGACCCTGGCCTCGTGCGCCGCCGCGGTGGCCGACATCCCCGATGGCGCCACGGTGATGATCGGCGGCTTCGGCACCGCGGGCATGCCCGATGCGCTGATCGACGCGCTGATCGCGCAAGGCGCGCGCGAGCTCACCATCGTCAACAACAACGCCGGCAACGGCGAGACCGGGCTGGCCGCGCTGATCAAGCACAAGCGCGTGCGCAAGATCGTGTGTTCGTTCCCGCGGCAGAGCGACTCGCAGCACTTCGACGCGGCCTACCGCGCCGGCGAGCTGGAACTGGAACTGGTGCCGCAGGGCAACCTGGCCGCGCGCATCCACGCCGCCGGCAACGGCCTGGGCGCGATCTTCACCCCCACCGGTTACGGCACCGAGCTGGCCGCCGGCAAGGAGACCCGCGAGATCGACGGCCGCCACTACGTGCTGGAGTATCCGATCCGCGCCGATTTCGCGCTGATCAAGGCGCACCATGGCGACCGCTGGGGCAACCTGGTGTACCGCAAGACCGCGCGCAACTTCGGCCCGCTGATGGCGATGGCCGCGACCTGCGCGATCGTGCAGGTGGAGAAGGTGGTGGAACTGGGCGCGCTGGACCCCGAAGCGGTGGTGACCCCGGGCATCTTCGTGCAACGGCTGGTGGCGGTGAGCGCCACGCAGGAGGACGCATGCACGCATTGAGCGGCCGCGGCATCGACCGCAACGCGCTGGCCGCGCGGGTGGCGCGCGACATCCCCGAGGGCGCCTACGTCAACCTCGGCATCGGCCTGCCGACCGCGGTGGCCAACTTCCTGCCGGCGGACAAGGAGATCTTCCTGCACAGCGAGAACGGCCTGCTCGGCATGGGGCCGGCGCCACCGCCGGGGCAGGAGGACCTGGACCTGATCAATGCCGGCAAGCAGCCGGTGACGCTGCTGACCGGCGGCTGCTATTTCCACCACGCCGACTCGTTCGCGATGATGCGCAGCGGGCGCCTGGACGTGTGCGTGCTCGGCGCGTTCCAGGTGTCGGTGCACGGCGACCTGGCCAACTGGAGTACCGGCGCGGCCGATGCCATCCCCGCGGTCGGCGGCGCGATGGACCTGGCGATCGGCGCCAAGCAGGTCTACGTGATGATGGAACTGCTGACCAAGCGCGGCGAGCCCAAGCTGGTGAGCGCGTGCAGCTACCCGCTGACCGGGTTGCGCTGCGTCTCGCGCGTGTACACCGACCTGGGCGTGTTCGCGCTGGGGCCGGACGGCGCGCGCGTGCTCGAACTGGTCGAGGGCGTGAGCCTGGACGAGTTGCGCCAGGCCACCGGGCTGGCGCTGACCCTGGCCGATTCCACGGAGGCGGCATGAACGAGGCCTACATCATCGACGGCATCCGCACGCCGATCGGCCGCTACGGCGGCGCCCTGGCCGGGGTGCGTGCGGACGATCTCGGCGCGGTGCCGCTGCAGGCGTTGCTGGCGCGGCATCCGCAACTGGATCCTGCGCACATCGACGACGTCTACCTGGGCTGCGCCAACCAGGCCGGCGAGGACAACCGCAACGTCGCGCGCATGAGCCTGCTGCTGGCGGGCCTGCCGTTCAGCGTGCCGGGCAGCACGGTCAACCGCCTGTGCGGTTCGGGCCTGGACGCCATCGGCACGGTCGCGCGCGGCCTGCGCGCCGGCGAACTCGGCCTGGCCATCGCCGGCGGCGTGGAGTCGATGTCGCGCGCGCCGTGGGTGATGGGCAAGGCGGAGAGCGCCTTCGCCCGCAACCAGCAGCTCGAGGACACCACCATGGGCTGGCGCTTCGTCAATCCGAAGATGCAGCAGCGCTATGGCGTGGAGCTGATGGGCGAGACCGCCGAGAACGTGGCCGCGCGCTACGGGATCTCGCGCGAAGACCAGGACGCCTTTGCGCTGCGCAGCCAGCAGCGCACCGCCGCCGCGCAGGCCGCCGGTTTCTTCGACGGCGAGATCACCCCGGTGACCGCCCCGGGCAGGAAGCGCGGCGAGACCGTCGAGGTCCGCGTCGACGAGCATCCGCGTGCCGACACCACGCTGGAGGCCCTGGCCAGGCTCAAGCCGATCTTCCGCCAGCCCGGCACGGTCACCGCCGGCAATGCCTCGGGCATCAACGACGGCGCCGCCGCCCTGCTGCTGGCCAACGCCGAGCAGGTGCAGGCGCTGGGCCTGACCCCGCGTGCGCGCGTGCTGGGCTTGGCCAGTGCCGGCGTGGAGCCGGCCTACATGGGCATCGGCCCGGTGCCGGCCACGCGCAAGCTGCTGGCGCGGCTGGGGCTGTCCATCGGCGACTTCGATGCGATCGAACTCAACGAGGCGTTCGCCGCCCAGGGCCTGGCCTGCCTGCGCGAGCTGGGCGTCGCCGACGATGCCGCCCACGTCAACGCCAACGGCGGCGCGATCGCGCTCGGCCATCCGCTGGGCATGAGCGGTGCGCGCCTGGTCCTGACTTTGCTGCGCCAGCTCGAGGCCAGCGGTGGCCGCCGCGGGCTTGCGACCATGTGCATCGGCGTCGGCCAGGGCGTGGCGCTGGCGATCGAGCGGCTGTAGCCGCTCGCCCCATCGACGCTGCGCCCCGCCCGCCTGCATCATTCTTCCAGCCAACCGGCTCCGCGCGGAGCCAGCGAGACCGCACGATGCGCGACGACACCCCCATCGATCCCCTGCTCGGCTATCGCCGCCCGTACCCGGGCACGCAACCGGCCTACCTGCATCCGCCGTACGCCTCCACCGGCGCGCGCGGCCCGACCCGCGATCCGATCGCGATCCCGCTGACCCTGTCCGAGGCGACCGGTCCGACCCTGGACCGCACCACCCTGGGCGCGCACGCCGCCGATCTCACCGCCGGCTTTCCCGGCGCGCCGCTGGGCGAGCGCATCATCGTCAGCGGGCGCCTGCTCGACGAGAACGGCAAGCCGGTGCGCAACAGCGTGGTCGAGGTCTGGCAGTGCAATGCCGCCGGCCGCTACCTGCATGCCGGCGACCAGCACGACGCGCCGCTGGATCCCAACTTCACCGGTACCGGCCAGGTGCTGACCGACGATCACGGCCGCTACCGCTTCACCACCATCAAGCCGGGCGCGTATCCGTGGCGCAACCACTACAACGCCTGGCGCCCGGCCCACATCCATTTCTCGCTGCACGGCGACGGCATCGGCCAGCGCCTGGTCACGCAGATGTACTTCCCCGGCGATCCGCTGCTGGCGTTCGACCCGATCTTCAACTGCGTCGAGGACCCCAAGGCGCGCGAGCGCATGGTGTCGGCGTTCGACTGGGAGAACACCGCCAACGAGTTCGCGCTGGGCTACCGTTTCGACATCGTCCTGCGCGGACGCAAGCAGACCCCTTGGGAGTGAGGCGATGAGTTTCCAGGCAACCCCCTCGCAGACGGTCGGCCCCTACTACCGGATCGGGCTGGAACCGCTGTACCGCACCGAGATCGCACCGGCGCAGGCGCAAGGCACCCACGTGGAGATCGCCGGCAGCGTGTTCGACGGCAACGGCGCGCCGGTCGGCGATGCGCTGCTGGAGATCTGGCAGGCCGACGCCGCCGGCATCTACGACCATGCCGCCGATCCGCGCCGCGGCGACCACGATCCGGCCTTCCACGGCTGGGGCCGGGTACCGACCGACGCGCAGGGCCGCTTCGCCTTCCGCACGGTCAAGCCCGGCCGCGTCGCCGGGCCCAAGGGCCTGCAGGCGCCGCACCTGGTGGTGCTGGTGTTCATGCGCGGCCTGCTGCGCGCCGCGCCGACGCGGGTGTACTTCGGCGACGACGACCTGGACGGCGACGCGATCCTGGCGCAGGTGCCGGCCGAGCGCCGCGCCACCCTGGTCGCGCAACCGCTGGCGCCCAACCGCTACCAATGGGACGTGCGCATGCAGGGCGAGCACGAGACCGTGTTCTTCCGCTACTGAGTGCGGCAGACATTGCGCACAGGCCGCAGCGGTTACCCTGCGTGATCTTCCTCCCGCGTACGAACCGATGAGCGTTTCCGAATCCCTGTTGCGTCCGCTGTTCGGCGATCCGGCCGTCGACGCGCTGTTCGACGACCGCGCGCGCCTGCAGGCCATGCTCGACGTGGAAGCGGCGCTCGCACGCGCGCAGGCGCGTTGCGGGGTGATCCCGGCCAGCGCCGCGGAACCGATCGCCGCCGCCTGCGAGGCCGCGCGCTACGACGTGCCCGCGCTCGCCGACGCCACCGCGCTGGCTGGCAATCCGGCGATCCCGCTGGTCAAGGCGCTCACCGCCCAGGTCGCCGCCACCGATGACGCGGCTGCGCGCTGGGTGCACTGGGGCGCGACCAGCCAGGACATCATCGACAGCGGTGCGGTGCTGCAGCTGCGCGCCGCGCTCGACCATGTGGAGGCGCAACTGGACGCGCTGTGCGCGGCGCTGGCGGCACTGGCGCAGCGCGAGCGCGACACCGGCCTGCCCGGCCGCACCCTGTTGCAGCAGGCGGTGCCGGTGACCTTCGGGCTGAAGGCCGCCGGCTGGCTGGACGCGCTGCAGCGCAGTCGTCGGCGCCTGCAGGCGCTGCGCGAGGACGCCCTGGTGCTGCAGTTCGGCGGCGCCGCCGGCACCCTGGCCGCGTTGCAGTCGCAGGGCCTGGCCGTGGCCGAGGTGCTGGCCGCGGAGCTGCGCCTGCCGTTGCCGGCGCTGCCCTGGCATGCGGCGCGCGACCGCATCGGCGAGATCGGCGCAGCGTTCGCGCTGCTGGCCGGCAGCCTCGGCAAGATCGGCCGCGACGTCACGCTGCTGATGCAGTCGGAAGTGGCCGAGGCGTTCGAGCCAGCGGCAGCGGGCAAGGGCGGCTCCTCGGCGATGCCGCACAAGCGCAATCCGGTCGGTTGCGTGGTCGCGATCGCCGCCGCCACGCGCGCGCCGGGCCTGCTGGCGACGCTGTTCGCGGCGCTGCCGCAGGAGCACGAACGTGCGGTCGGCGGCTGGCATGCCGAATGGGAGACCCTGCCGGACCTGGTGCGCCTGAGCGCCGGCAGCCTGGCGCAGGTGCGCGTGCTGATCGAGGGCCTGGAACTGGACCGCGCGCGCATGGCCGCGCACCTGGACAGCCACGGCGGTCTGCTCTACGCGGAAGCCGTGGCGGTGACCCTGGCCGCGCAGCTGGGCAAGGCCGCCGCGCACGCGCTGGTGGAGGCGGCGGTGCGCCGTGCGCTGGCTACGCGGCAGCACCTGCGCGCGGTCCTGGCCGAGGAGCCGCAGGTGACCGCGGTGCTGGCGCCTGCGGACCTGGACGCGCTGTTCGCCGGCGACAGCTGGCGCGGCATGGCCGCGGTGTGGATCGCGCGCGTGCTCGCCGCGCAGGCGCATCCGTGAGCCGCTGCGCGGTGCGGGTCTGCCGCAGCGCGGGCGACCCGGTCTAGACTTGCCGGCGCCGCCCGGTCCCGTGCCGCGCCGGCCCCTTCCACCTTTCCAGCGAGCGCCTCGCCCATGCCGATCCTCGACCTGCCCACGCATCGTCTGCATTACCGCATCGACGGCAGCGAAGGCCGTCCGTGGCTGACCCTGTGCAATTCGCTCGGCACCGACCTGCACATGTGGGACGCGCAGATCGCGGCGCTGGCGCCGCATTTCCGCGTGCTGCGCTACGACCGCCGCGGCCACGGCGCCTCCACCGCCGCGCCGGCGCCGTACGCCATGGCCGATCTCGGCGGCGACGTGCTGGCGCTGCTGGACGCGCTGTCGATCGAGCGCAGCCATTTCTGCGGCCTGTCGATCGGCGGGCTGACCGGACAATGGCTGGGCCTGCACGCGGGCGAGCGCCTGCTCAGCCTGACCCTGTGCGCGACCGCGGCCAGGATCGGCAGCGCCGAGAGCTGGCAGGCGCGCATCGACCAGGTCCGCGCCGAGGGCCTGGCGCCGCTGTGCGAGGGCACCCGCACGCGCTGGTTCACCCCGGCCTTCGCCGAGGCGCAGCCGGCGGCGGTCGAGGCGATCCTGGACAGCTTCCGCGCCACCGATGCGCAGGCCTACATCGGCTGCTGCCAGGCGCTGGCCGAGGCCGACTTCCGCGCACGCCTGGGCGAGATTCGCATGCCGGTGCTGGCGGTGGCCGGGCACGACGATCCGGTGTGCCCGCCGGCCGATCTGCAGGCCATCGCCACCCAGGTGGCGCAGGGCGGCTACACCGAGGTGCACGGGCGCCACCTGTGCAACGTCGAATCGCCGCACGCCTTCAACGACGCGCTGCTGCGCTTCCTGCTGCAGTAACCGCGCCCGCCTTTTTCCACACTCAGGAGTCGACCCGATGGACGAGAACGAACGCTACGCCGCCGGCCTGCAGGTGCGCCGCGCCGTGCTCGGCGATGCCCACGTCGACCGCTCGCTGGCCGCGCGAACCCCGTTCACCGAAGAGTTCCAGGAGTTCATCACCCGCACCGCCTGGGGCACGGTGTGGACCCGCGAGGGCCTGCCGCGGCATACGCGTTCGCTGCTGACCCTGGCGATGATGGTGGCGCGCGGCCACGACGAGGAATTCAAGCTGCACGTGCGCGCGGCGCGCAACAACGGCGTCAGCGCCGACGAGATCAAGGAAGTGCTGCTGCAGGCGGCGATCTATTGCGGCGTGCCCGCGGCCAACCACGCCTTCGCCCTGGCCGCGCCGATCCTGGCCGAGCAGGCCGCCGAAGGCGGCGCCTAGGGCGCCCCACGCGCGCTCAGCGCACCTTCCGCACGACGGTGACCGCCGGGCTCAGCCGCGTGCCGTCGGCGGCGCGCGGCAGCATGCGCGCGACCGGCTTGCCGTTGCGCGTGTCGATCAGCACCGAATGGCGCTCGCCGTGCTCGAACAGATGCCGTTCGCCCCACTGCCGCAGCGCCAGCACCACCGCGAACAGGTCCTCGCCCTTGGCGCTCAGCGCGTACTCGCGGTAGGCGCTGCCGTCGGAGGCCTCGCGCGTTTCCAGGATGCCGGCCTCGACCAGCTTGCGCAGCCGGTCGGCCAGGATGTTGCGCGCCATGCCCAGGCTGCGCTGGAAGTCGCCGAAGCGGCGCACCCCATCGAAGGCATCGCGCACGATCAGCAGCGACCAGCGGTCGCCGATCAGGTCGGCGCTGCGCGCCACCGGGCAGGGCGACGCGGGCATGGCGGGGCGGGGCGGCATCGGCGTTCCTGGTAGGCGCTCGGCGGAAGTGGTTGCATTTTAAAACCCATCGACCTAGCCTGGAACAAGTTTCGTTTTGAAACTGGAACGGGCGAGCCTTCGATCATGCAATCCGTCACCGCTGCGCCCTGCATGCCGCGTCGCCTGGTCTGGCTGTTCGCTGTCGCCAGCGGCTTGAGCGTGGCCAACGTGTACTACGCGCAGCCGTTGCTGGACGCGCTGGCGGCGGATTTCGGCATCCGCCCGGCGGCGGTGGGCGGGGTGGTCAGCGCCGCGCAGGTCGGCTGCGCGCTGGCCCTGTTGCTGCTGGTGCCGCTGGGCGACCTGCTGGAGCGTCGCCGCCTGATGGCGGTGCAGGCGTTGGGGTTGGTGGTGGCACTGGCGACGGTGAGCGTGGCGCGGTCGGCGCCGGCCTTGCTGGTCGGCATGCTCGCGGTCGGCATGCTGGGCACGGCGATGACCCAGGGCTTGATCGCCTACGCGGCCAGCGCGGCGGCGCCGCAGGAGCAGGGACGGGTGGTCGGCGCGGCGCAGGGCGGGGTGTTCATCGGCCTGTTGCTGGCGCGGGTGGTCGCCGGCGGCGTCAGCGAACTGGCCGGCTGGCGCGGGGTCTATGCCGGCGCGGCGGCGCTGATGCTGGCCCTCGCGCTGCCGCTGTGGCGCTGGTTGCCGGCGCTGCCGGTGCCGTCGCAGCCGCTGCGCTATGCGCGCCTGATCGCGTCCATGCTGACCCTGCTGCGGCAAGAGCGGGTGCTGCAGGTACGCGGCGTGCTGGCGCTGTTGATGTTCGCGGCGTTCAACATCTTCTGGAGCGCGCTGGTGCTGCCGTTGCGCGCGCCGCCCTATGCGTTCTCGCACACCGTCATCGGCGCGTTCGGCCTGGCCGGCGTGGTCGGCGCGCTGGCGGCCGCGCGCGCCGGGCACTGGGCCGACCGCGGCCATGCCCAGCGCACCAGCGCCGCAGCGCTGGTGCTGTTGGTGCTGGCCTGGTGGCCGCTGTCGCGGCTGCAGCAGTCGCTCGCCGCGCTGGTGTTGGGGATCGTCCTGCTCGACCTGGCCGGGCAGGCGCTGCACGTGACCAGCCAGAGCATGATCCTGCGCCGCCACCCGCAGGCGCACGGCCGGCTGATCGGCCTGTACATGCTGTTCTACGCGGTGGGCAGCGGACTGGGCGCGATCGCCACGACCGCGACCTATGCCCAGGCCGGGTGGACCGGCGTGTGCCGCCTGGGGGCGGCGGTCAGTCTGCTGGCGCTGCTGTTCTGGTGGGCGACGCGGCGGGTCGGTGCGGCGCCGGCGGCGCTCAGTCCAGCACCCGGCTCAGGCGCTGCGCCGCCTGCCGCAGCGCCGGCAACACCGTGCCCTGCAGGCTGCCCAGGGTCATCCGCGCCACCGAGCTGCCGACATTGAGCGCGGCCACCACGCGGTCCTGGCGGTTGCGCACCGGCACCGCCACCGAGCGCAGGCCGATCTCCAGTTCCTGGTCCACCACCGCATAGCCGTCGCGCTGCACGCGTTCGAGCAAGGCCTGGAACTGCGCGCGGTCGGTGACGGTGCGCTCGGTCCGCGGGCGCAGCGGGTTGCGCTCCAGGTAGCTGTTCAAGGTGTCGCCCGGCTGCGCCGCCAGCAGCACCCGGCCCATCGAGGTGCAGTAGGCCGGCAGGCGGCTGCCGGCGCGCAGGCCGATCGACATGATCCGCACCGTCTCCGCGCGCGCCACGTACAGCAGGTCGTCGCCGTCGAGCACGCCCAGCGAGCAGGACTCGTGCAGGTCGTCGCGCAGCCCGTCCAGCACCGGCTGCGCCGCCACCGACAGCGCGGCGGTGGACAGGTAGCCGCTGCCGATGCCCAGCGCGCGCGGCAGCAGCACGTAGCCGCGGCCGTGGGTGCCGGCGTAGCCCAGCTTCTCCAGGGTGTAGAGCACGCGCCGCACCGCCGCACGCGGGATGCCGGTGTCGGCGCTGAGCTGGGCCATGCTGACGTCGCGGCTGTGCTGGCCGAAGGCGCTGAGCACGGCCAGGCCGCGCGCCAGCGAGGTCATGAAGTTCGGGTCGCCTTCGCATTCGCCGATGCGCCGCATCAGTTCCGCGGCCAGGCCGCGCTCGGGCGGGGTGGGGGCAGTGGCGGCGCGCGCGGTGCGGCGCGCGCGAGGGGGACGCGAGGAGTCTGACATGGAAGCGGCGGCGGCGGCGATGCGTCCGATGGTAGTGGCTGCATCCGCGGGCGTCGATGCCGTGGCGAGGGCCGTCGTCCTGCGCCAGGAAAAACATGGAGGAGGGCTGCAGCCGCGACGCGCGGGATTGGGATGCTGTACGAGCAGGAGGATGCGTCGCGTCGGGACTGAAGTCCCTCCCACAGGTCAGCTCCCGACAGTGCCGGTGCCGCACGTATGGGAGCGGCTTCGGCCGCGACGCGCGAAGGTTGGAATGCGGTACGAGAGGGAGGATTCGTCGCGTCGGGACTGAAGTCCCTCCCACAGGTCAGGTTCCGACAGTGCCGGTGCCGTAGGTGTGAGAGCGGCTTCGGCCGCGACGCGCGGAGGTTGGGGGGCGGTACGAGAGGGAGGATTCGTCGCGTCGGGACTGAAGTTCCTCCCATAGGTCAACTTCCGACAGTGCCGGTGCCGTCGGTGTGAGAGCGGCTTCGGCCGCGACGCGCGGAGGTTGGAATGCGGTACGGGAGGGAGGATTGGTCGCGTCGGGACTGAAGTCCCTCCCACAGGTCAACTTCCGACAGTGCCGGTGCCGTAGGTGTGAGAGCGGCTTCGGCCGCGACGCGCGGAGGTTGGGGGCGGTACGAGAGGGAGGATTCGTCGCGTCGGGACTGACGTCCCTCCCACAGGTCAGCTTCCGACAGTGCCGGTGCCGCAGGTGTGGGAGCGGCTTCAGCCGCGACGCGCCGAAGTTGGGGTGCGGTACGCGTAGGAGGATTCGGCGGGTCGAATCGGAGGTCCTTCACCGAAGACACCGCCTCAGGCCTGCCGCCTCAGTCGCCCAGCCGCACCACCAGCTTGCCGAAGTTGCCGCCGCTCAGCATGTCGATGAAGGCCTGCGGCGCGTTCTCCAGCCCATCCACCACGTGTTCGCGGTAGCGCACGCGGCCGTCGGCCAGCCAGGCGCCCATCTCGCGCAGGAACTCCGGATACAGCTTGATGAAGTCGCTGACGATGAAGCCGCGCAGGGTCAGGCGCTGGCGCAGCACCTGGCCCATCAGCGCCGGCAGCCGGTCCGGCCCCGGCGGCAACGCGCCGTTGGCGTTGTAGGTGGCGATGGTGCCGCAGACCGGCACGCGCGCGAAATCGTTGAGCAGCGGCAGCACCGCATCGAACACGTGGCCGCCGACGTTCTCGAAATACACGTCGATGCCGTCGGTCGCGGCGGCGCGCAGTTGCGCGGCGAAGTCGTCGGCGCGGTGGTCCAGGGCCACGTCCACGCCCAGTTCCTCGCGCAGGTAGCGGCACTTCTCCGCGCCGCCGGCGATGGCGATCACCTTCGCCCCGCGCAGCTTGGCGATCTGCGCCACGGTGGCGCCGACCGGCCCGGTCGCCGCGGCCACCGCCACGGTCTCGCCCGGCTGCGGCTTGCCGATCTCGTGCAGGCCGGCATAGGCGGTGAAGCCGGGCATGCCGTACACGCCGAGCGCGGTGCTCGGCGGCAGCGGCGAGGCGGGGTCGAGCTTGCGCCGCAGGTCGGCGCCGTCGACGACCAGATGGGTTTGCCAGCCGCCGTTCTGCACCAGCACCAGATCGCCCGGCGCGTGGTCGGGGGAATTGGATTGCAGCACCTCGGCCACGGTGCTGCCGACCATGGTCTGGCCCAGTTGCACCGGCGGCGCGTAGGAGGGCGCATCGCTCATGCGCCCGCGCATGTACGGGTCCAGCGACAGCCAGCGGTTGCGCAGCAACACCTGGCCGGGGCCGGGCGGCGCCAGCGGCGCCTGTTCGATGCGGAAGTTGTCCGTGCCCGGCGCGCCTTGCGGGCGCGAGGCGAGCACGATGCGGGTGGTCTGGGTGGGAGCGGTCATGCGGTTTCCTCGCTTGCGGTATTCAATTGCGCGATGTCCTCGGTGGACAGCTGCAGGCGTGCGGCGGCGAGCAGGTCCTGCAGCTGTTCCAGGCTGGTTGCGCTGGCGATCGGCGCGACGATGCCGGGCCGCGCCATCAACCAGGCCAGCGCCACCTGGGTCGGCGTGGCGGCATGCTTGCCGGCGATGTCGTCGAGCGCGGCGAGGATGCGCAGGCCGCGCGCGTTGAGGTAGCGCGCGACCACGCTGGCGCCGCGCGCCTGGCTCTTGCCGGCGTCTTCGGTGCGGCGGTACTTGCCGCTGAGGAAGCCGCTGGCCAGCGCGTAGTAGCACAGCACGCCCAGGCCCTGTTCGCGCACCAGCGGCTCCAGTTCGGCCTCGTAGCCGGCACGGTCGTACAGGTTGTACTCCGGCTGCAGCGTCTCGTAGCGGGGCAGGCCGTATTGCGCGGACACTTTCAGCGCTTCGGACAGGCGCGCAGCGCTGTAGTTGGAGGCGCCGATCGCGCGCACCTTGCCTTGTTCGATCAGCCGGCCGAAGGCCGCCAGCGAGGCTTCCAGCGGCACCGCGTCGTCGTCCTCGTGCGCCTGGTACAGGTCGATGACGTCGGTCTGCAGGCGCTGCAGCGAATCCTCCGCGGCGGCGGCGATGTTGTCGGCGGACAGGCCGGGACGTTCGGCCCACTTGCCGACCTTGGTCGCGATCAGCACCTTGTCGCGCTTGCCGCTGCGCTTGAGCCACTGCCCGATCAGCGTTTCCGATTCGCCGCCATGGTTGCCGGGCACCCAGGCCGAGTAGATGTCGGCGGTGTCGATGAGGTTGCAGCCGGCCTCGACGAAGGCATCGAGCAGGGCGAAGGAGGTCTTGGCGTCGGCGCTCCAGCCGAACACGTTGCCGCCGAACGCCAGCGGTGCCGCATGCAGGCCGGAGCGGCCGAGTTCGCGCGTGTGCAGCATGGAAAACGCTCCACTGTAGGGAAAGAGGAAAGGATAGTCGCGGTGGATCGACCGATCGGCCAATGCTCGCGAAAACAGCGTTCCGTCGGCGTGATTCGCGCTAACGGGAGCGCAACATCCGGCCTTGCCGGGGTGCGTGCTAGGCTCGCGCCACTTCCTATTACGGATGCCTTCCATGACGCTTCGAACCTCGCTCGCCTGCGCCTGCACCCTGGCCGTCGTCACCGCGTTGCTCGCGCCCGCCGCACAGGCGATCAAGCCCGCCGACACCGCCACGCTGCCGGCACCCGACGCGGCGCTGCAGGCGGCGGTCGACGGCAGCTGGCGCGATCGCGCCAACGTCGCGCGCGACGCCTATCGCCATCCCGGCCAGACCCTGGCGTTCTTCGGCATCACCCCGACCCAGACGGTGATCGAGGTCACTCCGGGGAGTGGCTGGTACGCGGAGATCCTGGCGCCGTACCTGCGCGCGCGCGGCCAGTACATCGCCGCGGTGGTCGATCCGGCGGCCGTGCCGGAAGGCCGCGGCCGCGACTACCAGCAGAAGGCGCGTGCCGGCCTGGAGCAGAAATTCGCCGCGGCGCCGGCGCAGTACGACCACGCGCGCATCGTGGCGTATGCGCCGAACGCGCCGGTGTTCGGCCCGCCCGGCTCGGCCGACCTGGTGCTGACCTTCCGCAACGTGCACAACTGGCGCATGGCCGGCCAGGCCGAGGGCATGTTCAAGGGCTTCTACCAGGTGCTCAAGCCCGGCGGCGTGCTCGGCGTGGTCGAACACCGCGCCAAGGCCGATGTGCCGGCCGACGACAAGAGCGGCTATGTCGGCCAGGCGCAGGTGATCGCCATGGCCGAGGCGGCCGGCTTCAAGCTGGCCGGCAAGAGCGAGGTCA of Xanthomonas sacchari contains these proteins:
- a CDS encoding NADP-dependent oxidoreductase, which translates into the protein MTAPTQTTRIVLASRPQGAPGTDNFRIEQAPLAPPGPGQVLLRNRWLSLDPYMRGRMSDAPSYAPPVQLGQTMVGSTVAEVLQSNSPDHAPGDLVLVQNGGWQTHLVVDGADLRRKLDPASPLPPSTALGVYGMPGFTAYAGLHEIGKPQPGETVAVAAATGPVGATVAQIAKLRGAKVIAIAGGAEKCRYLREELGVDVALDHRADDFAAQLRAAATDGIDVYFENVGGHVFDAVLPLLNDFARVPVCGTIATYNANGALPPGPDRLPALMGQVLRQRLTLRGFIVSDFIKLYPEFLREMGAWLADGRVRYREHVVDGLENAPQAFIDMLSGGNFGKLVVRLGD
- a CDS encoding aldo/keto reductase: MLHTRELGRSGLHAAPLAFGGNVFGWSADAKTSFALLDAFVEAGCNLIDTADIYSAWVPGNHGGESETLIGQWLKRSGKRDKVLIATKVGKWAERPGLSADNIAAAAEDSLQRLQTDVIDLYQAHEDDDAVPLEASLAAFGRLIEQGKVRAIGASNYSAARLSEALKVSAQYGLPRYETLQPEYNLYDRAGYEAELEPLVREQGLGVLCYYALASGFLSGKYRRTEDAGKSQARGASVVARYLNARGLRILAALDDIAGKHAATPTQVALAWLMARPGIVAPIASATSLEQLQDLLAAARLQLSTEDIAQLNTASEETA
- a CDS encoding class I SAM-dependent methyltransferase, which encodes MTLRTSLACACTLAVVTALLAPAAQAIKPADTATLPAPDAALQAAVDGSWRDRANVARDAYRHPGQTLAFFGITPTQTVIEVTPGSGWYAEILAPYLRARGQYIAAVVDPAAVPEGRGRDYQQKARAGLEQKFAAAPAQYDHARIVAYAPNAPVFGPPGSADLVLTFRNVHNWRMAGQAEGMFKGFYQVLKPGGVLGVVEHRAKADVPADDKSGYVGQAQVIAMAEAAGFKLAGKSEVNANPRDTKDYPGGVWTLPPSNQHDAADAAKYQAIGESDRMTLKFVKR